From the Pithys albifrons albifrons isolate INPA30051 chromosome 27, PitAlb_v1, whole genome shotgun sequence genome, the window AAGGAAATTGGCTCTTTGCTGTGCAAGTGGGTTTCCCCTGGCACTTACTGTCGTCTCTGTGTGGTGCTGTAGCAGCTGGAGAGCACGCTGGGGCTCCTTTGGCTGGTGCCGTGGTTGTAGCATCTTGCTGGAGTATCTGGGAATAGGTCAGGTGTGACGGCCGAGGGCCTCTTGACGCAGAACGTGTGGGAGTGGCTGTAACGTGAGATTTGGAATAAGTACCAGAGCTGCTTTTGAAGGCTGCTGTAAAGGACAAGCCTCCATGCTGTCAGGTTCGTAGTGGGGATGAGCAGGCCCACCCAGATGTGTTTTACCATCCTGGAAAGCAACTTAATAGGTGGTTGGGAGTAGTGTGTGCTTGGGTGTAGTAAGAGGAACTCCTGGGTATGAAgttcctgcttttctctgttaGGATCCTTGTTTGTGATGGCTCCTAACACACTCTCTTGCATTCTGTAGGCACTGGGGAGAGTGGGAAAAGCACGTTCATTAAGCAGATGCGTATAATTCATGGCTCAGGCTACTCTGAAGAGGACAAAAAAGGCTTCACCAAGCTGGTGTACCAAAACATCTTCACTGCCATGCAGTCTATGATAAGAGCCATGGAAACCCTGAAGATTCTGTACAAATATGAACAGAACAAGGTAAGTGTCTCACAGTTTTTGCATGACTTCAGGCAGTGAGGATTCTAGGGTTTAACTTCTAAGTTCCTGTTTGTTTGTGTCCTTCTGCATTGCATCCTCAACCTCCTTGAACTGTTTTCCATAAACTTTTTATGATGTTTTCTTGATCCTTGACTGGATTTACTTGGCTGTGTTAAGGGATAGAACACCTTTGGATGGCTGGTGCTCTGATCTGTGTAGTGACTGGTGGGAGCCAGGGATTGGGATACCATGTAGGGTATAGGAGGGGTGTTATTGTTACTCATTTCCAGGATTGGGTGTTCTTAAATGTGTCAGCATTTTCTTTGCATGAATTACTGTTTTTATTGGAAATTGAAGCTGGCAAAATACATGCTGGACCCAAAAGACACCTGTACTGGTGGTTATCCCCATTCCTGCAATCCATCCATTTTTTCTGATAGCTCCTGACTGAGGGTACAAACCTTTCTTTAAGGATTTTGGTTTCAGCCACAGAAACATTATCTGAGCTAAAGTCTGGATTACTGATTTTGGGACCAGGAATTAAGTTCTCAGCCAGATCTGGTCTAAATTATTTTAGCTTTTAGAGGGGGAGGATGATGAAAGTGAGGCTATCAGGAAATTAGTGTGTGTTTTTTTAGcatattttgcttcttttaatgCATAGTATCCTTAATATTTTGAagttaaattgtattttatctCTTCTGTCACACATTATCTTGGAGCTGATTGTGACTAAATGTTTTTAGGGACTGGATGGTGCACCTTTCATGTCTGCTGAGAATAGGCAGGGTGTGAGGAAGTTTGCCTTGCCTGTGCTTTATGTGGGGCATGGTGGAGGGGTTCTGATAAATAGAATCTGCCAACTTCTACTTAGGATAACTTGTGCAGAACTtggctttggtttttattttccctgggaTCAACAGTATTGGAAAAAGCCCCTTTCAGAAAGCAGCTGGGTGTGGACAATCACCTCACAGATGCCACAGGCTGTGGTAGTGACTGTAGCCCTTCATTTGATTAGCAATTGTAGGGtgggaatttttattttctgtctgtgctcCCTCATTCTAACACAGACCCCACGCCCTCCAGGTTTGTGGTTTTGgattgtttgttgtttggttttttttaatttttcatttcaatctCCAGGCCAATGCAGTGCTGATCCGAGAAGTGGATGTAGAAAAGGTCATGACATTTGAGCAGCCATATGTAAGTGCAATTAAAACGTTGTGGAATGACCCTGGAATACAAGAGTGTTATGACAGGAGAAGGGAATATCAGCTTTCTGACTCAGCTAAATAGTAAGTATATAATCACTGGCATGCACTGGTATGGGGGAGTGATGGTCTAACAAATTATACCTGtccaattatttttattaaagtcTAGAGTTTGCTTCCTTACCATTTGCTGCATTTACTGGGGGTGTGAGTTGTCCTGATGGCTGTTAAAGGCAGTTGTTCACACATCTGCTTCTGGATATACCTGAGGCCAGAATCCCTTCCTTGTGCCATCTATGTTGATCCTGGCTCTTAGACAGCAGGAGTGTTGCACTTTCTCTTCAGCTTTGGCTTACAGGTGTACATGGATGTGTAACTTAGATTTTACtaataataaatttattaaGTTTGGCAACATAAAGAGAATGTTTTACATTTACAAGTAAATAAGTGTATGTTTCTGCACTACAGATGAGATGATTCTGAAGCATAAAGCATCCACTGTACTTAAACATCTTCTGTAGCAAAGATTGTCTTCCACATTCCTATACAGAGTTGATAAAGTTGCCCTCAGTGTATCTGTTTATCCTCCAAGGGGCCTGACTGGTGAATTACTGTTCCCCAAAAATGTATACTGTTATTTTTCCACATCCTATCTTAAATGATTTGGGAGACTCCTAATTTTCTTGCTATGCTAGGGAAAGACTAAATATAGCAGTTTTTACATCTGTGTATTTATGTGCTGCAACCTAAGgcagttttttcccccactgtCCTCCTTGCAGCTATCTCAGCGACGTGGATCGTATCGCTACCCCAGGATATCTACCAACTCAGCAAGATGTGCTACGGGTTAGAGTTCCTACAACTGGGATCATAGAGTACCCCTTTGACCTAGAGAATATTATCTTCAGGTACTGAAGGTGTATTCGTGTTACTGAGAGAGCAGTGATATGGTTTCAGGAAGGATAAGTTCTGGATTGCTTTAGAGTGTCCAGGTGCTTGGTTGGGAGGCTTTGAgtgggtgtgtgtgctgtggaaGTACCTGCTGGCAGGTGCTCCTCTGATGGGAGTGGTCTGACATTTTGACTGTCAGAAAACAGAACTGGCTTTTGAATCAGTGACACTTAAAACCCAGTGAAACCACTTTGCAGGATTTGGTGTCTTTTCTGGGAGGGACTGCATTGCTGGCATCTGAGGCTGAAGCTGTGGCTTGTGAGGCAGCTGATTGAAGTGTTGGTGGCTGAAgccacccagggctggcagttTTTGTGCAGAAATACTTCCTTGTATGTCACACGTAGCACCTGCCTTGAGAGGTGCTTTCCTGTGGCCTACCTTGTGCTCTCAGGATGACACCAAAActtgctgtctgtgctgctgcagcaacagATGCCTTTGGAAGCTTAAGCCAGCAGTCAAGTCTGGTGTGAAGAGCACAACAATATCCCTGTATTCTCCCTGGCTCTGTGGTACTCGTGTGATCCCTGCCCTTCACTACCACAGTGGGACATTGCCAGAGAGGAATAAAGGAGCCTGCATCCTCTCTCTTAAACCATGTGGTTACAGAGGTGCAGAAAACTCCTCTCCCTGTTCTGTTTTCCTGACCCCTGGAATAGGTGTAGGATTTTATCAAAAGTGGACCACATGTGTGGCACCTTAGGTGAGtagcaaaataattttagtgTACTATACAGGTCCTGGAAACTGAGGACCTGAAGTGTGTGACTGTTAAACAGCACATTCCAGCAAAGGTATACCAACCAAAGAAAGCTTTCATGGCAAGAGAAGCTTTGAGGCAAGCAGgtgttttaatagaaaataaaaatagtttgcTCATTTGTCAGAAGACAGTTTTGAAGGACTCATCTTTTCAGACTCAGGACTGCTGCTTAGTAAACCAGAGcaaaatgcaacaaaaattGTAACACTGGTGGGTATCTGGGGGTTGAATTTGGTATCACTCTCCTATGGCTATTCTTTCAGTTTGATGTATTTCTGCAACAGGGTATTTTGTAAACTTGCAGGTTTGTTAGCAGGGAGATACCAtcacatccctgtgctgtgttACCTGGATTTGTAAAGAACTGTATTTGTTCTTGTCATGAGCTGTTTTTTTGCATTCAGACAGAGCAGCTTCCTCTGTGATACTGTATGTACTTCTCTTCCTTAGAATGGTGGATGTTGGAGGTCAAAGATCAGAACGAAGGAAGTGGATCCATTGCTTTGAAAATGTGACTTCCATCATGTTTTTAGTAGCACTTAGTGAATATGACCAAGTTCTGGTGGAATCAGATAATGAGGTAAGCCAAAGAATGGGAACTCTGcaggaggggggaaggaaaggagcaaTGTCTTCCTAACTCCTTGGAGCCTGGTACCAAAGTACTTGGTGCCAAATTGGATTAGCAAGTATTGTTGGTTTTGGCCTTCAGTTCTTCTTGTTGCAAAGGGAACATGGGCCTCCACAGGACATGATGTCCCTGAGAATGGAAAATGTAGAGGGCATTCACATCATCTGTATTTCTCCATTAGAACTGGAACACTCTGAAGTGGTGAGCCCTGTGTGCTGTGGAAGGCACTGTGGGCAGAGGCACCGCTCTCAGATCACCTGTCTCTCTCCCCACAATGGGGCACTTTGGGCTGTGACTGCTGTCTGGTTAGGTAGAGACTGGACTCCTTGGAGGTGCAAATCTGAATTTTGCCACTTgctaataaattattattagaTCACAGCAATCACTCCATCTCTACTAGACAAAACATGTTCAAAAAGTACTGTTGGCCAGTCCTCTCACATGACTGTCAAAGCATAAAATGACATTTAAGTCTTTTGATATGAATGGTTTGGCAATTAATTGAAGCTTTAGTCCATCagattttgcatttcctttccatttaCTGATGCAGCTTGAGCCAGAACCTATCTGAGGCCAGAGTATTCTGTGTGTAGTGTTTGAGGTGCTGAATCACTGTGGGTCTGGGTACatgtgcaggcagcagaaaggcatCTTAGTGGTAATGTGTGAAATaagactttctttttctgatttcagaACCGGATGGAAGAGAGTAAAGCTCTTTTTCGAACCATT encodes:
- the GNA11 gene encoding guanine nucleotide-binding protein subunit alpha-11, which codes for MTLESMMACCLSDEVKESKRINAEIEKQLRRDKRDARRELKLLLLGTGESGKSTFIKQMRIIHGSGYSEEDKKGFTKLVYQNIFTAMQSMIRAMETLKILYKYEQNKANAVLIREVDVEKVMTFEQPYVSAIKTLWNDPGIQECYDRRREYQLSDSAKYYLSDVDRIATPGYLPTQQDVLRVRVPTTGIIEYPFDLENIIFRMVDVGGQRSERRKWIHCFENVTSIMFLVALSEYDQVLVESDNENRMEESKALFRTIITYPWFQNSSVILFLNKKDLLEDKILYSHLVDYFPEFDGPQRDAQAAREFILKMFVDLNPDSDKIIYSHFTCATDTENIRFVFAAVKDTILQLNLKEYNLV